A stretch of Comamonadaceae bacterium M7527 DNA encodes these proteins:
- a CDS encoding FIST C-terminal domain-containing protein → MSTRSTFAHAHATHPQWPMACALVVAQLRAQLGTQQHALLHGEQIAVGLVYITDHYAQHGQALLRTLAEAFPDVLRWVGTVGIGVVGTGVEYMDEPALSIMLCDLPPDQVEVFSGLSPLTASGRSHWGWSACSALLHADGAAPDLADLVQELAQRTTHNVVFGGLASSRFDAVQFAYEDAAAVGHTSRGGMLSGGLSGLLFGPDVAVRSRVTQGCRPIDSAHAVTSVDGRVVLSLDDEPAMDVLLRALRIDGTDREQLVAMLRHTLVGLESAQWVGNGDLVQAERVQSTMAKRAGLFGAQTRVRHIVGLDVARKGVVVADQVLVGDELQFCERHVQAARADLTRVCADIREEVESAALTATTGPYALADASAFQSAHVRGAIYISCLGRGGEHFGGPHAEMKIVQHALGDVPVVGFFAGGEIAHQHILSYSGVLMVFG, encoded by the coding sequence ATGAGCACGCGCAGCACTTTTGCGCACGCGCACGCCACCCATCCGCAGTGGCCTATGGCCTGTGCATTGGTGGTGGCGCAGTTGCGTGCGCAGCTGGGCACGCAGCAGCATGCCTTGCTGCACGGTGAACAAATCGCGGTCGGGCTGGTTTACATCACAGACCATTACGCCCAACATGGGCAAGCTTTGTTGCGAACCCTGGCTGAGGCCTTCCCAGATGTATTGCGTTGGGTGGGAACTGTAGGTATTGGTGTGGTGGGCACAGGCGTGGAGTACATGGACGAGCCTGCGCTGAGCATCATGTTGTGTGACTTGCCACCCGATCAAGTCGAGGTGTTTAGTGGCTTGTCGCCTTTGACCGCCAGTGGACGCAGCCATTGGGGCTGGTCTGCCTGTAGTGCGTTGTTGCATGCCGATGGCGCTGCCCCCGACTTGGCTGACCTGGTCCAAGAGCTGGCGCAGCGCACCACACACAATGTGGTGTTTGGCGGCTTGGCATCCAGTCGGTTTGATGCGGTGCAGTTTGCCTACGAAGATGCGGCGGCCGTGGGGCACACCTCGCGTGGAGGCATGTTATCGGGCGGCTTGAGTGGCCTGTTGTTTGGCCCGGATGTGGCTGTTAGAAGCCGTGTGACGCAAGGTTGTCGCCCCATTGATTCAGCGCATGCCGTGACGTCAGTGGACGGGCGCGTGGTGCTGTCTTTAGACGATGAGCCTGCCATGGATGTGTTGCTGCGTGCCTTGCGCATAGACGGTACAGACCGTGAGCAATTGGTGGCCATGTTGCGCCACACCCTGGTCGGACTTGAGTCGGCGCAATGGGTGGGTAATGGCGACTTGGTGCAAGCCGAGCGCGTGCAAAGCACGATGGCCAAGCGCGCAGGCTTGTTTGGTGCTCAAACGCGGGTGCGCCATATCGTGGGCTTGGATGTGGCTCGCAAAGGAGTGGTGGTCGCCGATCAAGTGTTGGTGGGCGACGAGTTGCAGTTTTGCGAGCGCCACGTGCAAGCTGCCAGAGCCGATTTAACCCGCGTGTGCGCCGATATTCGCGAAGAGGTGGAAAGCGCAGCCTTGACAGCAACGACTGGGCCATATGCATTGGCGGATGCCAGCGCGTTCCAGTCTGCACATGTGCGTGGTGCTATCTACATCTCTTGTCTGGGCCGAGGTGGCGAGCACTTTGGTGGCCCGCATGCAGAGATGAAAATCGTGCAACACGCCTTGGGTGACGTGCCCGTGGTTGGCTTTTTTGCGGGTGGTGAAATTGCCCATCAACACATACTGAGTTACAGCGGTGTGTTGATGGTGTTTGGCTAA